The following proteins are encoded in a genomic region of Galbibacter sp. BG1:
- a CDS encoding PKD domain-containing protein, whose translation MAQNYFSLFSSFETKKFSLRGSLCRNRFFLIVFFCIGIYQLQAQDCSVNAGIDETICGDITSYNLSGSSAGNISTPPTWSQISGPSVTIADASDLNTEITGIVGGNTYGFRLSAGCQDGVEVFQEVEITVQNITVANAGQDIETCPDSSGGTLISGNQPSFPGEVGTWSIVGGNGAGVTINNPNSNSTTIDLSESSAGSTTLRWTITGPEYAPGESCQTFDEITITNYGGEEPVDAGPDKTLNSCYTVSQSTQLNGSFAGNGSGGQQGTWEFVSGPRQPNIVDPNDNTTQVNGLYEGVYVFRWNVSGPCVTGSDTVTITVEEATQDVTKATVANNDQVFCNPSVTRTTLVGNEPEFAGETVEWTQTSGPMANITNPNSSTTEVTGLAYDNTYKFDYTITNEETGCSTRTNVTVRYSDNNLSIEANSGMDIIADCGVLNIEIPFSTTGNGINEYSIVSGPAGAFNYPTAYQSFENTSPLVIMFEKSGTYNVALRRRVTGDILSECDVATSSINVTVSVSPTPANGGTNQVLECGVEVTELTGNEVESGTSLWTQVVGPNMAIIDDPYARVTGVSGLIPGNYVFRYLVTAAGGSCTSSETTQSDVLVVVSRNIIDDESDAGPDQTGVCTGIEVQLAANEPESGQVGTWSQVNDGAPLTVVFEDVNDPNTTATGFDQNNQNYTLQWLLTSESASCTTSSVDQVNITTSDFEGPTPAEAGDDRCYPSGTIDISLQGNEPRLIETGTWTVMPSGPVIDDINDPSTTVTLPSDGEYTFTWTIESPNGCDPTSDDVLIVIEDEADADAGPDQTDCSSSFIMAATSSNGRGEWTQVLGPGGFTIVDPTSPTTEITFTFSGSYVFEWTVTAGECSVDSDQVTLNVGLPPTQADAGPDQTVCNGGSTVTLSANNFNSDTETGTWSIAEGARTTPTITDPNDPNTTVTGLLTGEYTFIWSIKGDPNCPSSSDEVLVTIATPANAGADQNLCNATNVFLQAEEGSTGTWTQVSTTGSNATIDQSGNSNIANVQIEPGTDYVFRFTTDTPGCISSDDVAINNSGLPEFPPNAGSNDQVCQADLDPANTYTLSGNDPPDGVTAEWRIADQPDGGGATITDPSSPTTTITNLTVPGFYILEWNFSVGNCTTESDVLRLTVFQEPSDPDAGPDQDNACVLSAQMNAEAPTAGVGTWTFATDPSNGDAIIDSPNSPTTTISNITTLGTYTLTWTVSTGPFPEPSTCAPKEDTVNITFVDEPPIEANAGMDQELCLIAPATSTTNTLDAADIPSGDQTVGTWTLVSGPNTPTFANANNANTAVLNLVAGIYEFMWTTEKGGCTDEDTVSIIVYASPTEAEAGPNQTIAEFTPLILDGNTPTTGTGTWSQLDGPTNAVFTNANNPKTSVNDVTKGTYFFAWTIENGVCDSSSDVVKIEVIGNADLELTKVATVTRFTPNVVSPGDIVTFTLEVFNNNLSGTSDATGVSVADILPNGYRLINNTISNNGIYYSGNSTVVWEDLSIALGETVSLSFQAEIEKEGDFENRALIIASDQVDPDSDPNAGFNEDDLNDGIADDDEDIALVLVEPADLQLTKSANKSSANINEEVIFRLDLVNNGPGGAADIAVKDTIPSGYTFVNGSASNNGVYNPGDKSITWSNITLNGGFTSTLTYRAFPNSTGTDYTNVAEITASNNLDPDSDPTTSTDVDDLNDGEPDDDETNLTVPVAETDLSLAKTVDNNTPDVGETVTFTLTLTNESDTDATGVTVQDVVPSGYDILTINNSGIRAGNTITWTGFNIPAQTSLTAVVTAEVLAPKGTINEYLNVAQVTAMDQVDVDSTPDNDDGDQSEDDEANIPVTPQVADLSLTKTVNNTTPNLGESVTFTVTVTNDGPNGASGVSIVDILPSGYNLQTVNNGGFASGNIATWNNLSIANGSNVVLTYEAIVTQGDGSLLSHTNTAQITAVDQFDPDSTPNNNRPSEDDQAIANTVIQNLVDIEVTKVSDIQTVNPGDEVNFTIQVTNKGPSDATGVLVQDRMGDNLDYASDTAPAGTTFTFDTNTNEGVWNIGNLDAGDSIEIVITANVNTNASPGEYLNVAELTNLNETDSDSTPGNNVLSEDDQDEVDLDATLESDLSLTKTVDLSEQVVGEDVVFSITVTNDGQSTATGVEITDVLPDGYSFVSATTTDGTYINLTGVWTLATNLGVGESENLQITATVNPTGDYLNQAEVSASDNPDPDSTPNNGANGEDDFAEVEVMPIPIIDLALTKVVDNATPDIGDEIVFTLNVTNNGPSDATGVSVKDLLPEKLEYVGDDSAGAYDTATGIWTIGDLAVSAFETLNITTKVLLYDDAQPIPLPDYLNTAEVFSANEEDSNSTPNNGSNSENDYAEVQVTPNPTLVDLSVTKTVDNQSPIVGDEVVFTITITNDGPQDASSVVVTDRLNEPGFGYVGNSTSVGNYVPASGAWEIGDLAAGTSETLTITVTVQQLGSYVNTAQVTDQDQLDLDSSPANNDPSEDDYDTITLTPQFPADLALTKTVNTTTQDVGKLVSFNIEILNNGPAIATGVEVTDLLPDGYTFVGATGTGTYDETTGVWSLGTPIAVGGTENGTIVARVKATGNYVNVAEITAADQTDPDLGNNTDDAEVTPNLLIDLSLNKLVSKLTPKVGERIFFTLALTNDGPSDATDIDVTDVLPAGYTFIDTDGNYDEASGIWSVPSLAAGETEILKIFVTVNASGPYLNSAEVTAADQEDINSTPNNNDVNEDDFDRIAVVPLRPVDIQVDKIVDNENPGIGDEVTYTITVLNDSNSGLYVSDASGLSVRDILPTGLNFVSANASLGSYNEDVGTWDIGDLANGATVTLDITASVRAIGNYTNTAELIASNNPDPDSTPGNGVETEDDQSTIIVTPTTAADLSLEKTVNNATPNTGENVQFIITVNNDGPGIATGIEVTEYLPNGFTFVGAVPTDGVYNPSNGIWDLSAPLLSGGTQSITIVARVNAATGTPNEFLNTTEITAANNNDPDSTPGNGDATEDDYAEVLVTPASLIDLSLTKTVNVLRPDTGDEVVFTIVISNDGPSMATGVQVTDMLPAGYTYVSDNVFGLYNATTGIWEVGELADNESKTLEITATVNPSGSYVNIAEVSAANETDADSTPANGDPNEDDQDQAQILPRVVLDIGLEKTVDKPRPTIGGNVVFTITASNLVIAEATNVGVEDILPAGYQFVSATATSGNYDESVGVWSISTFPGESSETLSITAEVVDVNDYVNVVTLAFLDQIDTNPDNDRAEVSVEPNCLTIYNEFSPNQDGVNEFFFIDCISQYPNNRLEVYNRWGSLVFAENGYNNDWGGTTNGIATEKVLPLGTYYYILDLGDGSEPVSGWLYINK comes from the coding sequence ATGGCTCAAAATTACTTTTCTTTGTTTTCATCATTTGAAACAAAAAAGTTCTCACTACGCGGTTCCCTGTGTAGAAACCGTTTTTTTTTAATAGTTTTCTTTTGTATCGGGATATACCAATTACAAGCACAAGATTGTAGCGTAAATGCAGGGATCGATGAAACTATTTGTGGAGATATAACTTCCTACAATCTCTCTGGATCTTCAGCTGGTAACATTAGTACGCCACCCACTTGGAGCCAAATTTCAGGCCCTTCTGTAACCATTGCAGATGCTTCAGATTTAAATACTGAAATCACGGGTATAGTTGGTGGTAATACGTATGGTTTCCGTTTATCGGCTGGATGTCAGGATGGAGTGGAGGTGTTTCAAGAAGTTGAAATTACCGTGCAGAATATTACCGTTGCCAACGCAGGTCAAGATATAGAAACCTGTCCAGATAGTTCTGGAGGAACATTAATTTCTGGTAATCAACCGAGTTTTCCCGGGGAGGTAGGCACTTGGAGTATTGTAGGAGGGAACGGTGCTGGTGTTACTATAAACAACCCAAACTCTAATAGCACAACCATTGATCTATCGGAAAGTTCGGCAGGGAGCACCACTTTGAGATGGACCATTACTGGCCCAGAATACGCTCCTGGTGAAAGCTGTCAAACCTTTGATGAAATAACCATAACTAATTACGGAGGAGAAGAACCGGTAGATGCTGGCCCTGATAAAACCCTAAACAGTTGTTATACGGTTTCCCAATCCACACAGCTCAACGGGAGTTTCGCTGGGAATGGTAGTGGTGGACAGCAAGGAACCTGGGAGTTCGTTAGCGGTCCGCGCCAACCAAACATAGTAGATCCAAATGATAATACAACCCAGGTAAACGGACTCTACGAAGGAGTATATGTTTTTCGATGGAATGTCTCTGGCCCTTGTGTTACGGGTTCAGATACGGTTACGATCACTGTGGAAGAAGCCACTCAAGATGTTACAAAGGCCACAGTGGCAAATAACGATCAAGTGTTTTGTAACCCAAGCGTAACGCGCACAACGCTGGTTGGAAATGAACCAGAATTTGCAGGGGAAACGGTGGAATGGACTCAAACGAGTGGCCCTATGGCCAACATAACCAACCCAAATAGTTCTACCACTGAGGTTACAGGACTTGCTTACGATAACACTTATAAATTTGATTATACTATTACCAATGAAGAAACAGGTTGCTCCACGAGAACCAATGTTACGGTTCGATATAGTGACAATAATTTATCGATAGAAGCCAATAGTGGCATGGATATTATTGCTGATTGTGGGGTGTTAAATATTGAAATTCCTTTTAGTACCACTGGTAACGGTATAAATGAATATAGTATTGTAAGTGGGCCGGCGGGAGCTTTTAACTATCCTACCGCTTACCAGAGTTTTGAAAATACCTCACCACTGGTGATTATGTTTGAAAAGTCGGGAACATATAATGTTGCTCTGCGAAGACGGGTTACAGGTGACATTCTTTCGGAATGTGATGTGGCGACATCGTCTATTAACGTGACGGTTTCTGTGTCTCCAACGCCTGCTAATGGTGGTACCAATCAAGTTTTAGAGTGCGGGGTAGAGGTTACAGAACTTACCGGAAACGAAGTGGAGTCTGGTACTTCGTTATGGACCCAAGTGGTGGGCCCTAATATGGCAATAATAGACGATCCCTATGCGAGAGTGACGGGAGTTTCTGGATTGATACCCGGAAATTACGTATTTCGTTATCTAGTGACAGCTGCTGGGGGCTCCTGTACTTCTTCGGAAACCACACAATCTGATGTTTTAGTTGTGGTTTCCCGAAATATCATCGATGATGAATCTGATGCAGGCCCAGATCAAACAGGGGTTTGTACAGGGATAGAGGTACAATTGGCTGCCAATGAGCCAGAATCCGGACAAGTAGGAACGTGGTCTCAAGTAAACGATGGTGCGCCTTTAACAGTAGTTTTTGAAGATGTAAACGACCCAAATACCACCGCAACTGGATTCGATCAAAATAATCAAAATTATACTTTACAATGGCTTTTAACGAGTGAAAGTGCCAGTTGTACTACCTCAAGTGTAGATCAAGTAAATATAACTACATCCGATTTTGAAGGGCCTACTCCAGCAGAAGCGGGGGATGATAGGTGCTATCCTTCTGGAACTATTGATATTTCCCTGCAAGGTAATGAGCCAAGGTTAATTGAAACAGGAACATGGACAGTAATGCCATCGGGTCCAGTTATTGATGATATTAATGATCCGAGTACTACAGTAACTCTTCCTAGTGACGGGGAGTATACTTTTACTTGGACTATTGAATCCCCAAATGGATGTGATCCTACTTCAGACGATGTATTGATTGTTATTGAAGATGAAGCAGATGCCGATGCTGGGCCGGATCAAACCGATTGTTCCAGTTCTTTTATAATGGCCGCTACTTCTTCTAACGGAAGAGGGGAATGGACGCAAGTTTTAGGTCCTGGAGGTTTTACCATTGTTGATCCTACCAGTCCGACTACCGAAATTACTTTTACCTTTTCTGGCTCGTATGTTTTCGAATGGACCGTAACTGCCGGGGAATGTTCTGTTGATTCAGATCAAGTTACTTTAAATGTTGGTTTACCTCCAACACAGGCAGATGCTGGGCCAGACCAAACTGTATGTAACGGTGGCAGCACCGTAACGCTTTCAGCAAATAATTTTAATTCTGATACAGAAACGGGAACTTGGAGCATCGCAGAAGGGGCTAGAACGACGCCTACCATTACAGATCCCAACGACCCAAATACAACGGTTACAGGACTCCTTACGGGGGAGTATACTTTTATTTGGTCTATAAAAGGGGATCCTAACTGCCCAAGCAGTTCAGATGAAGTTTTGGTGACTATTGCCACTCCGGCGAATGCAGGTGCAGACCAAAACTTGTGTAATGCTACCAATGTGTTTTTGCAAGCTGAGGAAGGATCTACCGGAACATGGACTCAGGTTTCTACGACAGGTAGTAATGCTACAATAGATCAAAGTGGTAATTCGAATATAGCCAATGTTCAGATAGAACCAGGCACAGATTATGTTTTTAGGTTTACAACAGATACGCCTGGATGTATTTCTTCGGATGATGTTGCTATAAACAACAGCGGATTACCAGAATTCCCACCCAATGCGGGTAGCAACGACCAAGTTTGTCAAGCAGATTTAGATCCAGCAAACACGTATACGCTCAGCGGAAATGATCCGCCAGACGGGGTTACAGCAGAATGGAGAATTGCCGACCAACCAGACGGAGGAGGGGCCACCATAACCGACCCGTCAAGCCCTACGACCACGATAACTAATTTAACCGTTCCCGGATTTTATATTTTAGAATGGAATTTTAGTGTAGGTAATTGTACAACAGAATCGGATGTATTGCGATTAACGGTTTTTCAAGAACCTTCTGATCCAGATGCAGGTCCAGATCAAGATAATGCCTGTGTGCTTTCTGCACAAATGAATGCAGAGGCGCCAACAGCTGGGGTGGGAACATGGACTTTTGCAACAGATCCCTCTAACGGAGATGCAATTATAGATAGTCCGAATTCCCCAACCACCACGATTTCCAATATTACAACTTTAGGGACATACACGCTTACTTGGACGGTTTCTACCGGGCCTTTTCCAGAGCCTTCAACCTGTGCCCCAAAAGAAGATACGGTAAACATAACTTTTGTAGATGAGCCTCCTATTGAAGCCAACGCAGGGATGGATCAAGAGCTTTGTTTAATAGCCCCCGCCACAAGTACTACTAACACCCTAGATGCTGCAGATATTCCAAGTGGAGACCAAACGGTAGGAACGTGGACTTTGGTTAGCGGGCCAAATACGCCAACTTTTGCCAATGCCAACAACGCAAATACCGCCGTTTTAAATTTAGTTGCTGGAATATATGAGTTTATGTGGACCACAGAAAAAGGTGGTTGTACAGATGAAGACACAGTAAGCATTATTGTATATGCGTCACCAACGGAAGCTGAAGCAGGTCCAAACCAAACCATTGCAGAATTCACACCTCTAATACTGGATGGAAATACGCCGACGACCGGTACAGGAACGTGGTCGCAATTAGATGGGCCAACCAATGCTGTATTCACCAATGCGAACAATCCAAAAACCTCTGTAAACGATGTTACCAAAGGAACTTATTTCTTTGCGTGGACAATTGAAAACGGTGTTTGCGATAGTTCTTCCGATGTAGTTAAAATTGAAGTCATAGGAAACGCAGATTTGGAGTTAACCAAGGTTGCCACTGTAACAAGGTTTACCCCGAACGTGGTCTCACCAGGGGACATAGTAACTTTTACCCTGGAAGTATTCAATAATAACCTTAGTGGAACTTCTGATGCAACTGGAGTGAGTGTCGCAGATATTTTGCCAAATGGTTATAGGTTGATAAATAATACAATTTCTAATAACGGAATCTATTATTCTGGGAATTCTACTGTGGTTTGGGAAGATCTGTCTATTGCACTCGGCGAAACGGTGAGTCTTTCATTCCAAGCGGAGATAGAGAAAGAAGGGGATTTCGAGAATAGAGCTTTAATAATCGCTTCCGATCAAGTTGACCCAGACAGTGACCCCAATGCTGGATTTAATGAAGACGACCTCAACGATGGTATTGCCGATGACGATGAAGATATAGCTTTAGTTTTAGTGGAACCGGCAGATTTACAGCTTACAAAATCGGCTAATAAATCTTCCGCGAATATCAACGAAGAAGTAATCTTCCGTTTAGACCTTGTTAACAACGGGCCTGGAGGAGCTGCAGATATAGCAGTAAAAGATACCATCCCAAGTGGATACACTTTTGTAAATGGTTCAGCAAGTAATAATGGGGTTTACAATCCAGGTGATAAAAGTATAACATGGAGCAATATTACATTAAACGGTGGGTTTACCAGTACATTAACATATAGGGCTTTTCCAAATAGTACAGGCACCGATTATACCAATGTTGCCGAAATTACCGCTTCCAATAATCTTGACCCAGATAGCGATCCAACTACCAGTACCGACGTAGATGACTTAAACGATGGGGAACCCGATGACGATGAGACCAATTTAACTGTTCCGGTTGCTGAAACAGATTTATCTTTGGCGAAAACGGTAGATAACAATACGCCAGATGTGGGAGAAACCGTTACATTTACGTTAACACTCACCAATGAAAGCGATACCGATGCTACTGGTGTTACTGTTCAAGACGTTGTACCCTCTGGATACGATATTTTAACTATTAACAACAGTGGTATTAGAGCAGGAAATACTATTACATGGACTGGTTTTAACATTCCTGCACAAACTTCACTAACTGCCGTGGTAACGGCAGAGGTTCTCGCACCCAAAGGAACAATCAACGAATATCTAAATGTGGCGCAAGTTACGGCCATGGATCAAGTGGATGTGGATAGCACTCCAGATAATGATGATGGCGACCAAAGTGAGGATGATGAAGCTAATATTCCTGTAACTCCCCAAGTGGCAGATCTAAGTTTGACGAAAACAGTGAATAATACCACTCCAAATCTTGGAGAAAGTGTCACTTTTACGGTTACCGTAACTAACGATGGTCCGAATGGTGCTAGTGGAGTTAGTATTGTAGATATATTGCCATCTGGATATAATTTGCAAACTGTCAACAACGGCGGATTTGCTTCTGGCAATATAGCCACTTGGAACAATTTATCCATTGCTAATGGCAGTAATGTTGTACTCACTTATGAGGCTATCGTAACTCAAGGGGACGGCTCCTTGCTATCCCATACCAATACAGCGCAAATTACTGCTGTGGATCAATTTGATCCAGATTCTACTCCAAATAATAATAGGCCTAGTGAAGACGATCAAGCGATTGCGAATACGGTAATACAAAATTTGGTGGATATAGAAGTGACAAAAGTATCCGATATTCAAACGGTAAACCCAGGGGATGAAGTTAATTTTACGATCCAAGTTACCAACAAAGGGCCAAGCGATGCCACGGGAGTACTTGTACAGGATCGTATGGGAGACAATTTAGATTATGCCTCCGATACCGCTCCAGCAGGAACTACATTTACCTTTGACACAAATACTAATGAGGGAGTTTGGAATATTGGAAACTTAGATGCAGGGGATAGCATTGAGATTGTTATAACAGCCAATGTTAATACAAATGCTTCTCCTGGCGAATATTTGAATGTTGCTGAATTGACGAACCTAAACGAAACAGATTCTGATTCCACACCAGGAAATAATGTTCTTTCTGAAGATGATCAAGATGAAGTTGATTTAGATGCTACTTTGGAATCGGATTTGAGTTTGACAAAAACGGTTGACCTTTCAGAACAAGTGGTTGGTGAAGACGTAGTTTTTTCCATTACCGTAACCAACGACGGACAATCAACAGCTACTGGGGTAGAAATCACCGATGTCTTGCCAGATGGTTATTCTTTTGTAAGTGCAACTACTACCGATGGAACTTATATTAATTTAACGGGTGTTTGGACCCTCGCTACTAATTTGGGGGTAGGGGAATCCGAAAACCTTCAAATTACAGCCACTGTAAATCCAACGGGAGATTATTTAAATCAAGCTGAAGTTTCTGCTTCAGACAATCCAGATCCAGATTCCACCCCAAATAACGGAGCCAATGGCGAAGACGATTTTGCAGAGGTGGAAGTTATGCCAATACCAATTATTGATTTGGCGCTTACTAAAGTGGTAGATAATGCCACTCCAGATATAGGCGATGAGATTGTTTTTACTTTGAATGTTACAAATAATGGGCCAAGCGATGCTACTGGAGTATCAGTTAAAGATTTACTTCCTGAAAAGTTAGAATATGTAGGAGATGATTCTGCAGGGGCTTACGATACGGCAACTGGGATTTGGACTATTGGGGATTTGGCAGTTTCTGCCTTTGAAACTTTAAATATTACCACAAAAGTTCTATTGTACGATGATGCCCAGCCGATTCCGTTACCAGATTATTTGAATACTGCAGAAGTCTTTTCAGCAAATGAAGAAGATAGTAATTCCACACCCAATAATGGAAGTAATTCAGAAAATGATTATGCTGAAGTTCAAGTTACCCCAAATCCTACACTCGTAGATTTATCGGTAACGAAAACAGTTGATAACCAGAGTCCAATAGTTGGGGATGAAGTGGTATTTACGATAACCATAACCAACGATGGGCCACAAGATGCCAGTAGTGTTGTGGTAACCGACCGACTCAATGAACCTGGATTTGGGTATGTTGGCAATAGTACGTCCGTAGGAAACTATGTACCCGCTTCTGGTGCCTGGGAAATAGGGGACTTAGCCGCTGGAACTTCAGAAACCTTAACAATTACAGTCACGGTTCAACAATTAGGATCGTATGTGAATACGGCTCAAGTGACCGATCAAGATCAATTGGATTTAGATTCATCGCCAGCAAATAATGATCCTTCCGAGGATGATTATGATACCATAACATTAACCCCACAATTTCCTGCCGATTTAGCTTTAACAAAAACGGTAAATACAACAACCCAAGATGTAGGAAAACTGGTAAGCTTTAACATCGAAATACTTAACAACGGTCCTGCTATTGCTACTGGAGTAGAAGTGACAGATCTATTGCCAGATGGTTATACTTTTGTTGGTGCCACAGGAACAGGAACCTATGATGAGACTACAGGTGTTTGGTCTTTGGGAACTCCTATAGCGGTTGGAGGCACGGAAAATGGAACCATTGTTGCACGGGTAAAAGCCACTGGGAATTATGTTAACGTCGCAGAAATAACGGCTGCAGATCAAACAGATCCAGATCTTGGTAATAATACGGATGATGCTGAGGTAACTCCTAATTTATTGATTGATCTTTCTTTGAATAAATTAGTTAGCAAGCTCACCCCTAAAGTTGGAGAACGGATTTTCTTTACCTTGGCATTGACCAACGATGGTCCGAGTGATGCTACAGATATTGATGTGACTGATGTTTTACCCGCTGGATATACATTTATAGACACTGATGGAAATTACGATGAAGCTTCAGGCATTTGGAGTGTACCAAGCTTAGCTGCAGGGGAAACGGAAATTCTTAAAATATTTGTAACCGTAAATGCATCTGGACCCTATTTAAATTCTGCCGAGGTTACTGCCGCAGATCAAGAAGACATTAATTCTACACCAAATAATAATGATGTAAATGAAGACGATTTCGACCGCATTGCGGTTGTTCCGCTCCGTCCAGTGGATATCCAGGTGGATAAAATCGTTGATAATGAAAACCCCGGAATAGGAGATGAGGTTACCTATACCATTACCGTTTTAAACGATTCAAATAGCGGACTTTATGTGAGTGATGCCAGTGGACTATCTGTAAGGGATATATTACCTACTGGGCTTAATTTTGTGAGTGCCAACGCTTCTTTAGGTTCGTACAATGAAGATGTAGGAACATGGGATATTGGCGATTTGGCAAATGGAGCTACTGTAACATTAGATATTACAGCTTCTGTAAGAGCCATAGGTAACTATACTAATACAGCAGAATTAATTGCATCAAACAATCCAGATCCAGATTCCACACCCGGCAATGGCGTGGAAACAGAAGACGATCAATCCACAATTATAGTTACACCAACTACGGCCGCTGATCTTTCGTTGGAAAAAACAGTAAATAATGCTACTCCGAATACAGGGGAGAATGTCCAATTTATTATTACTGTTAATAATGACGGACCTGGAATAGCGACTGGGATAGAGGTTACAGAATACTTACCTAATGGATTCACTTTTGTAGGTGCGGTTCCAACAGATGGTGTGTACAACCCCAGTAACGGGATTTGGGATTTAAGTGCTCCTTTGCTTTCTGGAGGAACCCAAAGCATAACTATTGTAGCAAGGGTAAACGCCGCTACGGGTACACCCAATGAGTTTTTAAATACAACAGAAATTACAGCGGCAAACAACAATGACCCCGATTCTACTCCGGGCAATGGCGATGCCACTGAAGATGATTATGCTGAGGTATTGGTAACACCAGCATCTTTAATCGATCTTTCTTTAACCAAAACAGTAAATGTGTTAAGGCCAGATACCGGGGATGAGGTTGTCTTTACCATTGTTATTAGTAACGATGGTCCGAGTATGGCAACTGGCGTTCAGGTAACAGATATGCTTCCTGCTGGATACACGTATGTATCAGATAATGTTTTTGGTCTATACAATGCCACCACAGGAATTTGGGAAGTGGGAGAATTGGCCGATAATGAATCTAAAACATTAGAAATTACCGCTACGGTGAACCCCTCTGGAAGCTATGTTAATATTGCTGAAGTATCAGCAGCCAACGAAACAGATGCCGATTCTACACCTGCAAATGGCGATCCTAATGAAGATGATCAAGATCAGGCTCAAATTCTTCCTAGGGTGGTATTGGATATTGGCCTTGAAAAAACAGTAGATAAACCAAGGCCTACCATAGGAGGGAACGTGGTCTTTACCATTACTGCTTCAAACCTAGTCATCGCGGAAGCTACGAATGTTGGGGTAGAAGATATACTTCCGGCAGGTTATCAATTTGTGAGTGCTACCGCAACGAGCGGAAACTATGATGAAAGTGTAGGGGTTTGGTCCATTTCAACTTTCCCTGGGGAATCTTCAGAAACGTTGAGTATAACTGCCGAAGTGGTGGATGTAAACGATTATGTTAACGTGGTTACATTAGCTTTCCTAGATCAAATAGATACTAATCCAGATAACGATAGAGCAGAGGTTTCTGTAGAACCTAATTGTTTAACTATCTATAATGAGTTCTCACCTAACCAAGATGGGGTAAATGAGTTTTTCTTTATCGATTGTATTTCGCAATATCCAAACAACCGATTGGAGGTTTACAACCGTTGGGGAAGCCTAGTGTTTGCCGAAAATGGATATAATAACGATTGGGGAGGAACCACCAATGGCATTGCTACCGAAAAGGTATTGCCATTGGGTACTTATTATTACATTTTAGATCTAGGGGACGGTTCAGAACCTGTTTCAGGATGGTTATATATCAATAAATAA
- a CDS encoding type IX secretion system membrane protein PorP/SprF, protein MKVNWKYIVIVVAFLCGSISFAQQYPQYTQYMYNTMSINPGYTGSRGHLSLVGLYRTQWVGLDGAPETQTFGIDTPVGKNVGLGLNVVHDALGPTNETYLDGNFSYTVRLDGEDQLLSFGLKAGGRFFDADFSKGIYKDPDVSFQGDINKFYPTIGAGVYYHTNKGYLGVSVPNFFAEDHYDDVEEEIGVERVHFYFIGGKVFDLSYDVKFKPAFIVKYVPAAPVIADLSANFMFYDRFTLGAAYRWGDSFSALVGLQITDGIGLGYAYDATTTNLKNYSSGTHEIYVRFEFKSNKQKLKSPRFF, encoded by the coding sequence ATGAAAGTAAATTGGAAATATATAGTAATTGTGGTCGCTTTTCTTTGCGGTAGCATTTCCTTTGCCCAGCAATATCCACAATACACACAGTATATGTACAACACTATGAGCATTAATCCGGGTTACACAGGCTCGAGGGGGCATTTATCCCTAGTTGGTCTCTATAGAACGCAATGGGTTGGTCTCGATGGGGCCCCAGAAACGCAGACCTTTGGGATTGATACACCGGTTGGAAAAAATGTAGGACTGGGACTTAATGTGGTACATGACGCTTTGGGCCCTACCAACGAAACCTATTTAGATGGTAATTTCTCCTACACAGTTCGATTGGACGGGGAAGACCAATTGCTTTCGTTCGGTCTAAAAGCCGGAGGAAGGTTTTTTGATGCCGATTTTAGTAAAGGGATTTATAAAGATCCCGATGTTTCTTTTCAAGGGGATATCAATAAATTTTACCCAACCATTGGAGCGGGGGTTTATTACCATACCAATAAAGGATATTTAGGGGTTTCTGTTCCCAACTTTTTTGCTGAAGATCATTACGATGATGTGGAAGAAGAAATTGGAGTGGAGCGCGTTCATTTCTATTTCATCGGTGGAAAAGTGTTTGATTTAAGTTATGACGTTAAATTCAAACCGGCATTTATAGTGAAATATGTCCCAGCAGCGCCTGTTATAGCAGATTTATCCGCGAATTTTATGTTTTACGATCGGTTCACGCTTGGAGCTGCTTACCGTTGGGGAGATTCTTTTAGTGCGTTGGTTGGTTTACAGATTACAGATGGTATTGGGCTTGGTTATGCATACGATGCCACCACCACCAATTTAAAAAATTACAGTTCGGGAACACATGAAATTTATGTGCGTTTCGAATTTAAATCGAACAAACAAAAATTAAAATCACCACGATTCTTTTAA